In Eschrichtius robustus isolate mEscRob2 chromosome 2, mEscRob2.pri, whole genome shotgun sequence, a single window of DNA contains:
- the CNN2 gene encoding calponin-2, with product MSSTQFNKGPSYGLSAEVKNRLLSKYDPQKEAELRSWIEGLTGLSIGPDFQKGLKDGIILCTLMNKLQPGSVPKINRSMQNWHQLENLSNFIKAMVSYGMNPVDLFEANDLFESGNLTQVQVSLLALAGKAKTKGLQSGVDIGVKYSEKQERNFDDATMKAGQCVIGLQMGTNKCASQSGMTAYGTRRHLYDPKNHILPPMDHSTISLQMGTNKCASQVGMTAPGTRRHIYDTKLGTDKCDNSSMSLQMGYTQGANQSGQVFGLGRQIYDPKYCPQGPAADGAPAAAGDIPDPGEAPGYPPYYQEEAGY from the exons ATGAGCTCCACGCAGTTCAACAAGGGGCCCTCGTACGGGCTCTCGGCCGAGGTCAAGAACCGG CTGCTATCCAAATATGACCCTCAGAAGGAGGCAGAGCTCCGAAGCTGGATCGAGGGACTCACTGGCCTCTCCATCGGCCCCGACTTCCAGAAGGGTCTGAAGGATGGGATCATCTTGTGCAC ACTCATGAATAAGCTGCAGCCAGGCTCAGTCCCTAAGATCAACCGCTCCATGCAGAACTGGCACCAG CTAGAAAACCTCTCCAACTTCATCAAGGCCATGGTCAGCTACGGCATGAACCCTGTGGACCTGTTCGAGGCCAACGACCTGTTTGAGAGTGGGAACCTGACACAGGTGCAGGTGTCTCTTCTCGCCCTGGCCGGGaag gCCAAGACAAAGGGGCTGCAGAGTGGTGTGGACATCGGCGTCAAATACTCGGAGAAGCAGGAGCGGAACTTTGATGATGCCACCATGAAGGCGGGCCAGTGTGTCATCGGGCTCCAG ATGGGCACCAACAAATGTGCCAGCCAGTCAGGCATGACGGCTTATGGCACCAGAAGGCATCTGTACGACCCCAAGAACCATATCCTGCCCCCCATGGACCACTCGACCATCAGCCTCCAGATGGGCACAAACAAGTGCGCCAGCCAG gtGGGCATGACGGCTCCAGGGACCCGGCGGCACATCTACGACACCAAGCTGGGGACAGACAAATGTGACAACTCTTCTATGTCCCTGCAGATGGGTTACACGCAGGGCGCCAATCAGAGCGGCCAGGTCTTTGGCCTGGGCCGGCAGATATACGACCCCAAGTACTGCCCGCAAGGCCCAGCGGCCGATGGGGCTCCAGCGGCTGCTGGAGATATCCCAGACCCGGGGGAGGCCCCAGGGTACCCCCCCTACTACCAGGAGGAGGCAGGCTACTGA